The genome window CATATTTGAGTTAGGGAAAAATCTTCTAAAGCGTCACTTTTGAAATATATACTTTGGAGGAAGGAAAATGTCGTTTGCAGATTTCCCTTTTTTAAAATATTTAGCGAATACAGTAGACATTATCCTTGTTTGGTATGTCATTTATAAGATTATTACAATTATCCGCGGGACAAAAGCGGTACAATTGTTGAATGGAATATTTGTTATTTTAATTATTAAAATGTTAAGTGAATATTTCCAACTACAAACATTAAGCTGGATGATGCAGCAGGTAATACAGTGGGGTGCTTTAGCCCTTATTATTATTTTCCAGGGAGAATTAAGAAGAGCTCTCGAACAATTGGGGCGAGGGAAGTTTTTTTCACGATCCGTTGTTCAGGAACATGAACTCCAAGCCCAGTTAGTGGAATCGATTGTAAAAGCAGTAGACTATATGGCTAAACGAAGAATTGGTGCGTTAATCACAATTGAAAGAGAAACAGGAATGAGTGATTACATAGAAACAGGTATTGCGCTTGATTCAAAGATATCTGCAGAGCTATTAATTAATATTTTTATTCCGAATACTCCACTGCATGATGGAGCCGTTATTATACAAAAAACAAATATTGCCGCAGCCGCATGTTACCTTCCTCTATCGGAAAGTCCCTTTATTTCAAAAGAGCTGGGAACTAGACATAGAGCGGCACTGGGCATTAGTGAAGTAACAGACAGCTTAACCGTCGTTGTTTCAGAGGAAACGGGTGCAATCTCGATAACGAAAAACGGTGATTTGCACAGAGAATTAAAATTAGATGCATTTAGAGAAATGTTATCTAGTGCCTTGATAACACCTTCTACCAAACAAACCACGTCAAGTAAGTGGAGCTGGAAGGGGAAGAAAAATGAGTAAATTGTTTAATAATGTAATAGGGAAAAATTGGTTTACAAAAGTTTTATCCTTAGCTTTTGCTCTTTTACTTTTTTCCTATGCATATGATCCCAATGAAAGTTCAACAGATGTAAATGTTCCAGGTGATTCAGAAACCGTTATTTTAGAGGATATCCCAGTAACAGCCTATTATGATACTGAAAATGTAGTTGTTACAGGGATACCGAAAACTGTTACCGTTACTTTAAGAGGTCCAACGGTTCATATACAGCAGGCTAAATTGAAAAAGGATTTTGAGGTATATGTGAATTTAGCAAATGCTAATTTAGGAAGTAAGACCGTTCCCCTTCAAATAAAGGACTTATCTGATAAAATTAAGGCATCGATTGATCCTGAAACGATAAAAGTCACGGTAAAAGAAAAGGTTACTCAAGAATTTAATGTAGAAGCAGAATTTAGCAGTAACGCTCTTGCGAAAGGATACGCTGCTGGAACACCGAAAATTGAGCCGAAAACAGTTAAGGTTACAGGAGCAAAAGATGAGATTGAAAAAATTGCCTATGTAAAGGCAAATGTAAATCTTGATGGAAATACAAATGAGGCTGTAAGCCAACAGGCGAAGGTTTCTGTATTGGATGGTAGTTTAAATAAATTAAATGTGCAAGTGGAACCAGAAATAGTAGAAGTGAATATTCCTGTAAAAAGAACGAGTAAAACAGTACCTATAAAAATAGTGGAACAAGGTAAGCCAAAGGATGGTATAACCATTGACTCGATAACTTTGGATAAAAAGGAAGCAACTATCACTGGTCCAGAAGATGTTTTAAAAGATGTGGAAAGCACAAGAGTTGAAGTTGACCTAAGTAAAATAGAAAAAGATGAAGAATTAACATTACCTGTCATTATATCCAATGGGGTAACATCTGTTGATCCAGAGCTTGTAAAGGTTACAGTAAAGGTAACAGCCGCCCAGCAAGAGCAAGAACAAGAACAGAAAGAGGATGATGAGCAGGCGAATCAGGATTCAGAGGAAGCTGTGACGACAGAAAAAACAGAAACAAGAACGTTAAGCAATGTACCTATTACTATTAAAGGTTTAAATAGCGATTTAGAGGCAACCATTGCTAAACCTAAAAGTAGTAGTACAAGTCTTCGGATTTCTGGGGAGCAAAATAGGGTAAGGGAATTAAGTGTCTCTGATTTTAATCTCTATATAGATTTAACAGGAATGGATGATGGGGAGCACGAAGTCCCTATTAAAGTAAATGGACCTGACAATATAGATTGGGAACTAGCTACAAATACGGCGAGTGTGTCTATTACAAATAAAGAGGCTTAACATAAAACGTGATCTATACTAGTTAGAAGGAGCGATATAGAAATGGGTAAATATTTCGGTACGGACGGAGTACGAGGTGTGGCAAATAGTGAACTAACACCAGAAATAGCGTTTAAGCTAGGAAGATATGGTGGTTTCGTCCTAACAAAAGACCACGACAGACCAAAGGTATTAATCGGACGAGATACTCGTATTTCCGGACATATGCTGGAAGGAGCGCTTGTAGCAGGATTGCTTTCCATTGGTGCAGAAGTAATGCGCTTAGGTGTTATCTCTACACCAGGTGTATCCTATTTAACTAAGGCATTAGGAGCACAGGCGGGAGTAATGATTTCTGCATCGCATAACCCGGTCGCAGATAATGGGATTAAATTTTTTGGTCCTGATGGTTTTAAACTATCGGATGAGCAAGAGTTAGAAATTGAAGCACTGATTGATCAAGCAGAAGATACGTTACCTAGACCAACGGGTGCAGATCTTGGTCAGGTTGATGACTATTTTGAAGGTGGTCAAAAGTATCTGCAGTTCTTAAAACAAACAGTGGATGAGGAATTTGCAGGCATTCACATTGCATTAGATTGTGCACATGGAGCAACTTCTTCCTTAGCAATGCATTTGTTTGCAGATTTAGATGCGGATATTTCTACAATGGGCGCATCACCGAATGGATTAAATATTAATGATGGCGTAGGTTCTACACACCCTGAGGCACTTTCTAAATTTGTCCTAGAAAAAGAAGCAGATGTTGGGTTAGCCTTTGACGGTGATGGTGATCGTTTGATTGCTATTGATGAAAATGGGGATATCGTGGACGGCGATCAAATTATGTATATATGTGCAAAATACTTAAAAGAAACAGCAAGACTCAAAAACAATACAGTTGTTTCTACTGTCATGAGTAATTTAGGCTTCTATAAAGCACTAGAACAACACGAAATTACGAGCATTCCAACTGCTGTTGGAGACCGTTATGTAGTCGAAGAAATGCGTAATAATGGCTATAACCTTGGTGGAGAACAGTCAGGACATATTATCTTCCTTGACTACAATACAACAGGTGACGGTCTTTTAACTGGGCTGCAATTAGTTAATATTATGAAAGTAACAAAGAAAAAGCTATCGGAGCTTGCAGGAGAAATGAAGAAATTTCCGCAAAAATTAGTGAATATTAGAGTGACAGATAAATTTCATGTAACAGATAATGAAAAAGTAAAAGAAGTAATTGCAAAAGTAGAACAAGATATGAACGGAAATGGAAGAATTTTAGTTCGTCCTTCTGGAACCGAGCCACTTGTACGTGTAATGGCGGAGGCTCCAACAGAGGAATTATGTGAAGCTTATGTGAATGTTATTTCCGAAGTTGTTAAAGAGGAAATGGGTTTACCAGAAGAATAAGCTTAAACACATAAGGAACTCATATTAATATCTATGCAATTAGGAACAAAATTAGCACGATAGAATACATTAATAGGGTGAAAGACATTTCGAAGGAATGTTTTTCACCCTATTAATTTTTCCGCTTTTCGTGTCGGGAATGGATCCTACCTCAGTTAATGAAATAAAAATTTACGATTTTGTCATAGGATTGTATTTGACGGAACGATTCTAGGTAGGGTATGATTAAATTGCTTTTTGAATAAAGCAAACCTGTTGATAAGGAGGATAGGGATTATTATAGGAAATTGAAGCGCCTGGACTAGTAATGGACGACACGAAACTAGTTGACGAGGAGGAGGTTTATCGATTTTTCGGCGGATGCCTCCCGGTTGTATTAGCCAATCGTAAGTCATACTTTAAAACATTAAGGTAACTTAATGCACAAAGAGTAGGGCAAGCTAAAATCATAAGCGTAATCTTTAAGTTGTATTATCTACAGCCTTTGTTTTCATCTGTCTTTAGGCAGTACAAAAGATGCAGTATATTACAGCTTATAACCAAAAAAACAGAGATAAGGGAGCAAGTTTGTTCCCTAAAAGTGACTTCTTGCTCCCTTAGAACGGAGGAAAAGAAGTATGTGCGGAATTGTTGGTTATATTGGAAACCAGGATGCGAAAGAGATTTTATTAAAAGGTTTAGAGAAACTAGAATATAGAGGCTATGACTCAGCTGGTATTGCATTAAGCAATGGAGAGGGAGTTCAAGTTTTTAAAGAAAAAGGACGAATTGCTGACCTACGCAGTATTGTGGACGAAGAAGTATTTGCACCTGCTGGAATTGGTCATACACGCTGGGCAACCCATGGTGTGCCAAGCAGATTAAATGCGCACCCACATAAAAGTGCATCAGAACGCTTTACAATTGTTCATAATGGTGTCATTGAGAACTATGACTTATTAAAGAAAGAATACCTTGCTGATGTTACTTTGAAAAGTGATACAGATACAGAAGTCGTTGTTCAACTTATTGAACATTTTGTAGAAGCCGGAAGCGATGTAAAGGCAGCATTTGTTCAAACACTAAAATTATTAAAAGGGTCTTATGCGTTTGCCTTATTAGATGAGCAAAACAAAGACATGATATATGTAGCAAAAAATAAAAGCCCATTATTGATAGGATTAGGGGAAAGCTTCAATGTTATCGCAAGTGATGCAATGGCTATGCTTCAAGTAACTGATCAATATGTGGAATTAGTAGATAAAGAAATTGTGATCGTGACAAAAGACGAGGTAACCATTGAAACATTAGAGGGAGAGATTATTTCCCGGGAAGCATATACGGCAGAACTAGATGCTAGTGATATTGAAAAAGGAACATATCCTCATTATATGCTAAAAGAAATTGACGAACAGCCAGTAGCTATTCGCAAAATTATTCAGGAATATCAAGACAAAGATGGAAAGTTGACAATTGATCCAGCGATCATTGAAGCGGTGAAAGCTGCCGATCGACTGTACATTGTAGCTGCTGGTACATCTTATCATGCCGGTCTTCTTGGGAAGCAATTTATTGAGAAATTAGCAAAAATCCCTGTAGAGGTTCATGTGGCAAGTGAGTTCGGCTACAATATGCCGCTGCTTTCTGAAAAACCACTGTTCATTTTCATTACACAAAGTGGAGAAACTGCAGATAGCCGTGCTGTGCTTGTGCAAGTGAAGGAAATGGGTTATCCAACTCTAACTATCACAAATGTACCAGGCTCCACATTGTCTCGTGAAGCTGACCACACCTTATTATTGTATGCTGGTCCGGAAATTGCAGTAGCTTCTACTAAAGCTTATACTTCGCAAATGGCTGTATTGTCTATCCTTGCAGAAGTAACAGCAAGAAACAAAGGCTACCAGATAGATTTTGATCTTATTCATGAATTAGGTATCATTGCCAATGCCATGGAAGGCGTTTTTGAAGATAAAGAAGAGCTAGAGGCTATTGCTCGAGAATATCTGGAAACATCAAGAAATGCTTTCTATATCGGGCGCGGCATTGATTACTATGTTGGCCTTGAAGGTTCTTTAAAGCTAAAAGAAATCTCTTACATCCAAGCAGAAGGATTCGCAGGTGGAGAATTAAAGCATGGAACAATTGCTTTAATTGAAGATGGAACACCTATTATCGCATTAGCAACACAAGAGAGTGTTAACTTAAGCATACGTGGTAACGTGAAAGAGGTAGTAGCTCGTGGAGCAAACCCGTGCATCATTTCGATGAAAGGCTTAGAAATGGATGGCGACCGCTACATCGTACCAGCTGTGCACGATCTGTTAACACCCCTTATCTCTGTAGTACCATTACAATTAATTGCTTACTATGCAGCACTTCATAGAGGCTGCGACGTAGATAAACCACGTAACTTGGCTAAGAGTGTTACGGTGGAATGATTTATTTTGTAGTTCCTTATGAAAATGTCCGTAAGGAAAAAAGTTGTTCACAAGGAAAAAAGTCGTTCACAAGGAAAAAAGTTATTCATAAGAGAAAAAATCATTCACATGAAATGACCATTTAATTAAAAAAACTGAGCTTAGAAGGCATTGCCGTTCTAATGCTCAGTTTTTTATTAGTTAAATGTTATCCTAAATTTTTAAACAATCCTGCCTAATCTTGTTCCGCCTCCGCTATTGCAATTTGGGCATCCTGTTGAGAAAAAGCCATGATTTGCACAAACTTCACAAAAGGTCTTATTGCAGTCATAACATTTATAGACTTCTACATCCTCTTCGTTACAACCACAGTTCATACACATTGCAAATGTTGATGCCATAAAAAGCCCCTTTCTCCATATGTTTTTATTTGTAATTCATTTATATCCAAAAAGGTTCTTCAATTAATACTTTAAATGCTTCAAAGCTTCCATTAAATTATTAATTTCTACTTTCACAAGTAGCTAGTAAGGTTCTTGCATATGCATCAGCATAATTTCTAACCCATTTCTTATTAATAAGAAAAAGCCAAATTACCAGCAGCACAATAGAAAGACTAACAGAGACCCAGAATTTAAAAGGTACACTTAATACGGATATCCCGTATTTTTGATAAATGCCAAAGACATTTAGCCCAATAGAAAGAATACAAACAAATATTCCAATAACCTTTATACCATAGGTGTTTCTTGCAAAACCATAATTTGCGTTATCTACATGAAGAATTGGATAAATCGTTTTATCACGTGTGTTTTCTCTCAACCAAGCAACCGCAGAATTATAGTTGATATCGTAATATTCTTGGTCCTCAAGTTCCTCTTCCTGGGTCGGCATCTTTATATTAGGAACTTTCTCTTTTAAAAAATTATGATACCTCTCCTTTGTTAGTGGGTCTAGTGTTGGGTCTGTATGCCTTAACATTATAGTTGTTGGAAAGCCTCCCCACTCTTTTAATAGCCTTTTTTGTTTCTTAAACCCCATATTTCTGCTCACTTTCGAAAAGACAAAAAGGATAATAATAATGCCTGCTAAAGTGAACGTTGTATTTAAGGCATCCAGTAAGTTTGGATACCATAGGATTGTAGACAGGCATAGTGGAAGTAATGTCAAAATGGCTGGAGATATCCGAGCTTTTAGTTCATATGGGTCAAATAAATTTTGTATAACCTCCATACTGATTATTCCTCCACTTCGTCATAGAATGGCAATGGTACGGATTTACTCCATCCTTTGCGGTCAGGCATATTTGAAGAGCGACGAATGGTTTGCCCATTGGTAGCATAAACATTTGCCCCCCTGCGTTTAAAAGCATTCGATACTGAGCGTCTAGGATAATTCTCCGCACCTTTTGAAGTTGATACGTAAGCTTGTTTTGTTGCAGGAGCACCCTCCATAATAATGGGTCCCACAATTTTATCTAACACACTCGGCGAAATGTTATGACGAGACCCATGATGAGGGACTTGAATAACTGTACAACCTTTGAGGTCTATACCCGATGATTCAGCATAGTCCACAGATTTATTCAATGCTCTGACACCAGCATCTCCTGTTAAGAGAACCCCAGTGTTATTTAGTATCGAATGAAGTATGACGCTGCTTTCATTTCTCTCGGAGGTCGAGACATCTTCCTTTAATGTTTCCTCCGACCAGGTTTCTTTTAAATAATTTATTACCTTTTTGATAGCACTTCGAGTAGCTTCTTGTAGTGAACGTAGTAATTCAAACGCCTCATTAGCTTTAGTTTCTGGCATCCCAGGGAAATATGGAAGCAGTTCATTTAAGTACCACTCTTTGTTCGGAGAAAGAACAGTAAACTCACCGATTTTATCCCCTTCAAATGGCTCATTAATCCTTATTTCTTTCTCCAGTGCTAATTCATAAAGACAATAAGCTGCGTTTAGATTTTCCTTTATCCGTTCCGAAAGGCTATTATCAGTAATTCTTCCATCTTTGAATAATTCGCGGATGGTTGTTGAATGTTCCCAAGGAAGATGCATCCATAATTCACCAACTTCTAAATTTTCCAAGACAACAGTTAATCCTGATGCGTGGTCCTTATCAGGGTGAGTATTAACAACATAATCCACAAATGAAGTTCCGTAGTAAGTTTGAATATGATTCACAAGTTTTTCGCCGGAATCTTTCGTTCCTCCATCTATCACCATTACCTTGTAATCGCCAGGATACCCATATCGAATAGCGATAGCATCCCCATTCTTGCTGTTTTCCCCCACTGGTAAAAATTCAATTTCAAAACCAAATTTTTCTGTCATGATTTTCCCCCTCGGAAATTATTGGAATGATTAATACTGTGTCCATTATAATACTCATTATTTAGTATTTCAATACCAAATTTGACGAATTAAAATACCTGTGTTAAAATCAATTTGTAAATGCCGCATGTTTACATTATTTTTAATAGATATACAATGGTATATCTTTGATTTTTGGATAATGATATTACTTAGAAAGGAGGCGCAAAGATGAATTCCTTAATTGAGAATTTTTGGAATATATTGTTTAGACGTGATATTATTAAGAAAGAGGAATTATTAAGAGAAGCAATCCGTGTTATTAAAACGAAACAATTAGCTGATAAGCAAGGAAAAGAATTTAGTGAATCAGATAAAGAAGCTCTGTTTCAGTTCATGAAGGAGAATACTGAAGAAAAAAAATTAGGGTTCTTTCCGGGGGACAGAGATTTATTTGCGGAATTATTTTTTGCGGGTAAGAATGTACATATTATAGAGTTTGCAATTGAGACGTACAAGAATGATTATACAGGTACTATTTTGTCACCTAAGTATCTAACTTTATTTTTGAAGGATTACTTTAATAGAGAAAATGTAAATAGTGTTTTAATTAATGAGGCAGAGAAATTCCTAGTTGGGCTAGAAGAAATAATAAATGAATCAATTGATAAAACGATTACATTAACAACTTCTAATTATTTAATGTATGAATTGCTCAAGCAGGCTTTCCAATTAAACAAAAATATAGAGGTTCATCATGCATCTTTGTACCTACCATTAGAATTTGAAAATAAATTTGATTTAGTTTTGTCCCTTCCATCATTTGGAGGAAAGATTAACGATGTTAAATCCTTTATGTCTAATGATACTTCTTCGATTGCATTAGAAAACCAATTGAGTTTATTAAAAGAAGAGGGGCTATTGATTGAAATAGTACCTGCAAGTTTTACGTTCTCTAGTAATACATCGGTTATAAGGAAGTGGATATCAGACAATTTTAGTATAAATTCTATCTTAGCCATACCCGAAGGTACTTTTCGTCCTTTTACCGGTATAAAAACCTACCTATTAACAATAAAAAAGGGATTAAAAGAGGAATCTATTCAAATTGGGAAACTAAAGCTGAACGATGGAACATTGATAAGAGATGAAATGAAATCAATTTGTAACAATGACCTCGAAATATACGAAGATTGGCGAATTGAATTAATTTTGGCTAAAGATAGAAGCGAGATAAAAAAATTTAGAGAGTCTGAATTACCAAAAGTGAAGTTAAAAGAGGTAGCAGAAGTATTTCGAGGCAAGTCAATTATGAAGAACGACTTAATGCCAGGGGATATATTTGTCTTAAACATATCAAATATCGAAGATGGTCAAATCTCACTTAATGAAATGGAAACGATTAATGAGGATGAGCGTAAGGTTAAACGGTACGAACTTATAGAAAATGATTTAGTTATGACTTGCCGTGGTACAGTAAACAAAGTTGCAGTATTTAAGGAGAAAAGTAAAAAGGTAATTGCTTCTGCTAATATTATTGTTATCAGATTTAAGGAAAATGTCCTAAGTGATTATGTTAAAATATTCCTAGAAAGCCCTATTGGAATAGAGTTAATTAAAACCTTCCAAAGAGGCACAACTGTAATGAATATAAATCCTAAAGATATTAGCGAATTAGAGATACCTATGGTGGATTATAATAGGCAACTTGAAATTGTTAATAAGTATCAAAATGAACTAGACCTTTATCAAGAATCAGTTAAGAAAGCTACTGATAGATGGGAATCACAAAAGAGTTCTATATATAACAGCTTGGTATAAAGAAAGGAGAACAAATAATGTCAAAAACAGCCGCAAATATAGGTTATGAAGAACGTTTATGGACAATGGCAGATAAATTACGAGGGAGCATGGATGCTGCTGAGTATAAGCATGTGGTACTTGGCTTATTATTTTTAAAATATGTATCTGATGCTTTTGAAGAAGAATATGAGAAACTTTCCAAGGAAGATTATGCAGACCCTGAAGACCGTGATGAATATTTAGCTTCAAACGTGTTCTGGGTTCCAAAAGAAGCAAGATGGTCCTTTATAAAAGAAAATGCAAAAAAACCAGAAATTGGACAAATAATCGATGGTGCAATGGTTGCGATAGAGAAAGAGAATAAGACACTAAAAGGTGTTCTTCCAAAGGATTATGCACGCCCATCATTAGATAAGACCAGATTGGGTGAGGTTATTGACCTATTTTCTTTTAAAGTTGGAGATAAAGAGAGTCGTTCAAATGACGTTCTAGGTAGAGTATACGAGTATTTCCTAAGTAAATTTGCCAGTGCAGAAGGAAAAAATGGTGGTGAATTCTATACACCTCATTCTGTAGTTAAATTGCTTGTTGAAATGATTCAACCATATAGAGGAAGGATTTATGACCCATGCTGTGGCTCAGGCGGAATGTTTGTTCAAAGTGAAAAGTTCGTTGAATCACATCAAGGGAAAATTGGTGATATTGCCGTTTATGGACAAGAATCAAATCATACAACTTGGAGATTAGCAAAGATGAATCTTGCTATTCGAGGAATAGATAATAATTTAGGTGACCATAATGCGGACACTTTTCATAATGATTTACATAAAGGATTGAAAGCTGATTTTATTTTAGCTAACCCCCCATTTAATATAAGTGATTGGGGTGGAGAACGAATATTAGAAGATGTACGATGGGCTTTTGGAACACCACCGGCTGGAAACGCGAACTATGCTTGGATACAACACATTATATCAAAACTTGCTCCAAGTGGAGTTGCTGGCTTTGTTTTGGCGAATGGGTCATTATCAGCTAGTACAACAAGTGAGTCAGATATCCGCAGAAATATAATTAATGCGGATTTAGTAGATGCGATAGTAGCCTTACCTGGACAACTTTTTTACTCGACTCAAATTCCGGTATCTCTATGGATAATTTCTAAAAATAAGGCAACAAAAGGATTTAGACATAGAAAAGGGGAAATCTTGTTTATTGATGCTAAAAATTTCGGTAATTTAGTAGACCGAAAACATAAAGAGTTAAGTAATGAAGAAATATTAGAAATTGCTAATATTTATAATTCCTGGAGAAAAGAATCTTCAGATTATCAAGATATTAAAGGACTTTGCAAGTCAGCAAAAATAGATGAAGTAAGGGAACATGAGTATATCCTTAATCCAGGGCGTTATGTAGGTGTTGAGGAATTGAGTGAAGACAGCGAGGAATACGAACTCGAGGTAACAAGACTTACTGAAGAAATAGCAGAATACTTTGCTAAATCAAAAAAATTAGAGGAAGAAATAAAAAGAAACCTCGGAGTGATTGGTTATGACATATAGTGGTTGGGATTCAGTTGAATTAGAGGAGTTAATTGAAATAAAACATGGTTATGCCTTCAAAGGGGATTATTTCTCGGAAGATGAAACTAATAACATCTTATTAACTCCTGGAAATTTTAAAGTAGGGGGGGGGTTTTCCTTCTCTAAGTTTAAATACTATGAAGAAGACCAGGATTTTCCTGAAGAATATGTATTAAAGGAAAAAGATTTAATTGTTACTATGACAGATTTAAGTAAGGAAGGGGATA of Niallia circulans contains these proteins:
- the cdaA gene encoding diadenylate cyclase CdaA, giving the protein MSFADFPFLKYLANTVDIILVWYVIYKIITIIRGTKAVQLLNGIFVILIIKMLSEYFQLQTLSWMMQQVIQWGALALIIIFQGELRRALEQLGRGKFFSRSVVQEHELQAQLVESIVKAVDYMAKRRIGALITIERETGMSDYIETGIALDSKISAELLINIFIPNTPLHDGAVIIQKTNIAAAACYLPLSESPFISKELGTRHRAALGISEVTDSLTVVVSEETGAISITKNGDLHRELKLDAFREMLSSALITPSTKQTTSSKWSWKGKKNE
- a CDS encoding CdaR family protein, translating into MSKLFNNVIGKNWFTKVLSLAFALLLFSYAYDPNESSTDVNVPGDSETVILEDIPVTAYYDTENVVVTGIPKTVTVTLRGPTVHIQQAKLKKDFEVYVNLANANLGSKTVPLQIKDLSDKIKASIDPETIKVTVKEKVTQEFNVEAEFSSNALAKGYAAGTPKIEPKTVKVTGAKDEIEKIAYVKANVNLDGNTNEAVSQQAKVSVLDGSLNKLNVQVEPEIVEVNIPVKRTSKTVPIKIVEQGKPKDGITIDSITLDKKEATITGPEDVLKDVESTRVEVDLSKIEKDEELTLPVIISNGVTSVDPELVKVTVKVTAAQQEQEQEQKEDDEQANQDSEEAVTTEKTETRTLSNVPITIKGLNSDLEATIAKPKSSSTSLRISGEQNRVRELSVSDFNLYIDLTGMDDGEHEVPIKVNGPDNIDWELATNTASVSITNKEA
- the glmM gene encoding phosphoglucosamine mutase, with amino-acid sequence MGKYFGTDGVRGVANSELTPEIAFKLGRYGGFVLTKDHDRPKVLIGRDTRISGHMLEGALVAGLLSIGAEVMRLGVISTPGVSYLTKALGAQAGVMISASHNPVADNGIKFFGPDGFKLSDEQELEIEALIDQAEDTLPRPTGADLGQVDDYFEGGQKYLQFLKQTVDEEFAGIHIALDCAHGATSSLAMHLFADLDADISTMGASPNGLNINDGVGSTHPEALSKFVLEKEADVGLAFDGDGDRLIAIDENGDIVDGDQIMYICAKYLKETARLKNNTVVSTVMSNLGFYKALEQHEITSIPTAVGDRYVVEEMRNNGYNLGGEQSGHIIFLDYNTTGDGLLTGLQLVNIMKVTKKKLSELAGEMKKFPQKLVNIRVTDKFHVTDNEKVKEVIAKVEQDMNGNGRILVRPSGTEPLVRVMAEAPTEELCEAYVNVISEVVKEEMGLPEE
- the glmS gene encoding glutamine--fructose-6-phosphate transaminase (isomerizing), whose amino-acid sequence is MCGIVGYIGNQDAKEILLKGLEKLEYRGYDSAGIALSNGEGVQVFKEKGRIADLRSIVDEEVFAPAGIGHTRWATHGVPSRLNAHPHKSASERFTIVHNGVIENYDLLKKEYLADVTLKSDTDTEVVVQLIEHFVEAGSDVKAAFVQTLKLLKGSYAFALLDEQNKDMIYVAKNKSPLLIGLGESFNVIASDAMAMLQVTDQYVELVDKEIVIVTKDEVTIETLEGEIISREAYTAELDASDIEKGTYPHYMLKEIDEQPVAIRKIIQEYQDKDGKLTIDPAIIEAVKAADRLYIVAAGTSYHAGLLGKQFIEKLAKIPVEVHVASEFGYNMPLLSEKPLFIFITQSGETADSRAVLVQVKEMGYPTLTITNVPGSTLSREADHTLLLYAGPEIAVASTKAYTSQMAVLSILAEVTARNKGYQIDFDLIHELGIIANAMEGVFEDKEELEAIAREYLETSRNAFYIGRGIDYYVGLEGSLKLKEISYIQAEGFAGGELKHGTIALIEDGTPIIALATQESVNLSIRGNVKEVVARGANPCIISMKGLEMDGDRYIVPAVHDLLTPLISVVPLQLIAYYAALHRGCDVDKPRNLAKSVTVE
- a CDS encoding ComEC/Rec2 family competence protein; the protein is MTEKFGFEIEFLPVGENSKNGDAIAIRYGYPGDYKVMVIDGGTKDSGEKLVNHIQTYYGTSFVDYVVNTHPDKDHASGLTVVLENLEVGELWMHLPWEHSTTIRELFKDGRITDNSLSERIKENLNAAYCLYELALEKEIRINEPFEGDKIGEFTVLSPNKEWYLNELLPYFPGMPETKANEAFELLRSLQEATRSAIKKVINYLKETWSEETLKEDVSTSERNESSVILHSILNNTGVLLTGDAGVRALNKSVDYAESSGIDLKGCTVIQVPHHGSRHNISPSVLDKIVGPIIMEGAPATKQAYVSTSKGAENYPRRSVSNAFKRRGANVYATNGQTIRRSSNMPDRKGWSKSVPLPFYDEVEE
- a CDS encoding restriction endonuclease subunit S, giving the protein MNSLIENFWNILFRRDIIKKEELLREAIRVIKTKQLADKQGKEFSESDKEALFQFMKENTEEKKLGFFPGDRDLFAELFFAGKNVHIIEFAIETYKNDYTGTILSPKYLTLFLKDYFNRENVNSVLINEAEKFLVGLEEIINESIDKTITLTTSNYLMYELLKQAFQLNKNIEVHHASLYLPLEFENKFDLVLSLPSFGGKINDVKSFMSNDTSSIALENQLSLLKEEGLLIEIVPASFTFSSNTSVIRKWISDNFSINSILAIPEGTFRPFTGIKTYLLTIKKGLKEESIQIGKLKLNDGTLIRDEMKSICNNDLEIYEDWRIELILAKDRSEIKKFRESELPKVKLKEVAEVFRGKSIMKNDLMPGDIFVLNISNIEDGQISLNEMETINEDERKVKRYELIENDLVMTCRGTVNKVAVFKEKSKKVIASANIIVIRFKENVLSDYVKIFLESPIGIELIKTFQRGTTVMNINPKDISELEIPMVDYNRQLEIVNKYQNELDLYQESVKKATDRWESQKSSIYNSLV
- a CDS encoding type I restriction-modification system subunit M yields the protein MSKTAANIGYEERLWTMADKLRGSMDAAEYKHVVLGLLFLKYVSDAFEEEYEKLSKEDYADPEDRDEYLASNVFWVPKEARWSFIKENAKKPEIGQIIDGAMVAIEKENKTLKGVLPKDYARPSLDKTRLGEVIDLFSFKVGDKESRSNDVLGRVYEYFLSKFASAEGKNGGEFYTPHSVVKLLVEMIQPYRGRIYDPCCGSGGMFVQSEKFVESHQGKIGDIAVYGQESNHTTWRLAKMNLAIRGIDNNLGDHNADTFHNDLHKGLKADFILANPPFNISDWGGERILEDVRWAFGTPPAGNANYAWIQHIISKLAPSGVAGFVLANGSLSASTTSESDIRRNIINADLVDAIVALPGQLFYSTQIPVSLWIISKNKATKGFRHRKGEILFIDAKNFGNLVDRKHKELSNEEILEIANIYNSWRKESSDYQDIKGLCKSAKIDEVREHEYILNPGRYVGVEELSEDSEEYELEVTRLTEEIAEYFAKSKKLEEEIKRNLGVIGYDI